The Pyxidicoccus sp. MSG2 DNA segment AAGACCGAGGGCAAGCAGCTGCGCGAGGAGATGAAGGCCCAGCGCGAGGCGGCGGGTGGTCAGCTCACCGACGAGCAGCGCACTCAGATGAAGGACAAGATGAAGGCCTTCAAGGAGAAGGTGAAGAGCGTCGTCAAGCCGAAGGATGGCCAGCCCGCGCCCACGCAGAAGCTGTAGCCACCCTGCACTCCGGGCCCGACTGGAGCGTCACCGGGGCTCGGAGCGGTAGGGCGCGTGTGAGTAGTACTTGGGCCGCGCGTCGAGGCGTACGTGCAGCCAGGACACCCCGAGTCCGGATGTGCTCACCCACACGGGCGCGGCGCGGCTCGCCCACCAGACTTCGACCTCGCTTCCGACAGCGCTCCACAGTGCCCGCGTCTGCGCCTCTGGAGCCTCGCGCACGAAGCGTGCGAGGTGGGCGTAGGCGTGGCGCGGGCCGAGCTCGCAGGGCACGACCAGCCGCGCATCTCCGCCCAGGTTGCCAAAACTTCGTACCGGTGCTGGCCCCGGCGTCAGGTGCGCGGCGAAGGGCTCGGGGCCTGCACCCACCGTGCGCAGCGCGGGCGCGTCGACCAGGACCATCTCGAAGGGCTGCTCGCGAGTCGCCGCGGAGACCGCGGGCGTCTCCCAGAAGAACGCCTCGAGAGGGCTCTCCGCGAGCGTCCGGGTGAGGAGATCGCGTGCCTCGGTGGACTCACGGACCAGCGCCGCGAACCGGCCCCAGGACACCGGCGCCCCGTCTTCCACGAGCCGATAGCGCGTGGTGCGCGGGTCCAGCGTCTCACTTCGGAACGAGAGGGGCCGCGGTGTCGCCATGTCCGTGGCCCTCGGTGGCAACTCAGGCGCCCAGGCGCCCGGTCCACGTGAAGTAGGCGCCGCGCGGGTCTTCGAACGGGTCTCGGAAGAACGCCTGCACCTCGGCCTTCGCCACGCTGCCCGCGTCGAAGGCCTGGTAGAGCCGGTCGCCCAGCAGGTAGCCCAGCGCGTGACTGACGCCGTGGAAGAGCCGGTCCTTGCGCAGGGGGAGGAGCTTCACGGCCTCCTCCGGCCCTTCCGTCTCCGCGGCCTTGTGCGCGAGCACGAAGGCGGCAATCTGCCGCTCCACGCCCCGGCCCTCGCCGAAGCGCTTCGCCCACTCGGCCAGCCCCGGACACGTGCGCCGCGGATTGACGAGCTTGGAGCCGAAGAAGCCCAGCGCCTCTTCCAGACACCGCGCGTAGAAGGCCTCTGACGCGCGGCGCGGCGCCTCCATGGCGTCTCCCACCGCGCAGTGCCGGACGAAGTGCGCCGCCTCCTCCGCCGCGTGGTTCAGCGACATGGACGCGAGGTACGCCGTGCGCGCCCGGGGAATGTAGCCGCTCTCCCGCGACAGGATGTGCCGCCGCAACTGCGCCAGCTCCGAGTGCGTGAAGCGCCCACGCCGCTGGATTCGCGCCAGCACGTCGCCGTCCGCCGCCGTCGCCACGTCCACCGAGTCCAGCGCCCGCACCACCGGCACGCCGGCCAGCCGGCCAATCAGCGCCGACATCTCGCGAAACCGCTCCGCCGCGCTCCGGTCCACCAGCGGCGCGTCTCCGGCCTCCGCCTCCAGGTAGTCCAGGAAGCTCTGCTGGCACACGACGGGGGAGGCGTTCAGCAGGCAGAGCGCGCCGTCCGCCAACTCCACAGCCTCGGCCGCGCCCACGCGCCCCTCGCGCGCCAGCCGCCACCAGACGCCTTCCGCGTTCTGGTACACGACGAGGCCCCGCCGCGAATCCGCGCCGAGCGCGCGCTCCACCTGCGCGGGCAGGTGGCAGGGCGCCACGTGGTACTGGCCCACCAGCACCATGACCAGCGGACGGTCCTCGGCACGGGCCGCGCGAGCGATGCGCTCGGCCGCGTAGGCATCCCGCAGCGCCAGCGAGCGCTCGCCCTGCGCGCGCCGGTCGATGCCCACCACCTCCAGCCGGAGCCGCCGCGCGAAGGCGAGCACCGCGCGCGTGCCCATGGCGGAGCCGAAGCCATTGCCGCCCGCGGTGAGCCCCAGCCGCTCCAGCAGCGCGCGCTCCGGCAGCCGACCCGCGCGCCACGCGTCCAGCGCGGCCTGGTGGCGGCCCTCCACGCACTCGAGCGCGAGGACGACGCGGCGGCCCGAGGCGAGCGCGCGCTCCACCAGCGTCAGGTACGTCTGCTGCGCGAGCGGGAGCGTGTGGTAGTCGCCGACGTACACCACGTCCGCGGCCTGCACCTGCTGGTGCACGGACGGCAGCGTGACGACGCGCCGGTAGCCGGCGGTGCGCCGCCGGTAGCGCGCCTCGTAGGCGCGGAAGGCTTCGGTCTGACCGTCCACCACCCGGGCGAGCTGCGCCCTCTGGCGGCGGAACAGTGCGAGGTGCAAGGCCAGCGAGTCGCGCATGGAGTGCGCAGATCCCTCGCACGGCACAGGAGGCCCGGCAAAAAAACGGCCCTCATGAAGCAGCCGGAAAGCGCGTGGACACAGCTGTCCACCCGCGCGGCCCGCCGGCTTCGGGAAGCCGGAGGGCCGGGCGCGGGCCCGGTTGCTGCGACTACTTGGACTCGTCCGAGGACGAGGCCGCAGCCGCGGCCACCACGGGCACGGGGGCCGGGGTGGCCACCGAGGGAGCCATGGGGACCACAGCGGGACGCAGAGGCGGGCTCAGCACGTCATTCACGGAAGGCATCTTCCGGATGTCGCCGCGCGCCACCTTCCACGCCTGCTGCACAATCCACGACAGCGAGCGGTCCTGCCGCGTCGCCTCACGCTGGATCTCTTCCAGCATGTCCTCGGGGAAGTAGAGACTCTGCTTGCGATGGTCGGTCGTGGCCATGCCGTCGCTACTCCTCCCGCGGGTCCTGGCGCTCGTCGCCAGTCACGTCGTTGACGGCCGGGAACGACTTGATGCGCTCACGGGCGATCTTCCACGCCTGCTGAACGACCCACGACAGGGAGCGGTCCTGGCGGGTCGCTTCCTCCTGGATCTCCTTCAGCATCTCCTCGGGGAAGTACAGCGACTGCTTGCGCTTGTCAGTGCCTGCCATACCTGGGTCTCCGGGGCGGATTCGAGGTGACGACCTGAACACACCGGGGTCGTTATCCGACAGACTCCCAAGAGGGTCAACGGTTTCGGAGGACTCATTCCGCGACCGCACGGTCAACACCCGGGCGCGTGCAGTCGCACGTGACGTGTGCAGCGTGGCGCGAAAAAGGAAACGCCCCGGACCTCAAAGAGGAAGTCCGGGGCGCTTCGGAAAGAGGGACCGCCGGGAGTGGATCTCCTGGCGGACCCGTGGGCCCAGAGGGGGAGGGGGGGGACCCCTAGGCCCAACACCTTGAAATTCGACCGTCCTCTCAACATCCCCTGCGGCAGCGCCTATTTCCGCTACCGCGACCACGCCCATCCGGTGTGACGATCATAAGAACCGCCCCCCCTACCTTCAACCGCACGCGCCTCTGTAACCCAGCCATTCGACAATCCATTCCGGCCCTGTCAGATGCCCCGCACTCACTCCCACCCCCCGCCGCTGACGAAGACGCTGGAGGCGGCGTACCAGCGCCTCGGCCTCGAGGGCCGCTCGGTGCTGCTCGCCGTCTCGGGAGGCGCGGACTCCACCGCCCTGCTGGTGGGCACCGCGCGCGTCGCGCCCGCGCTCCGGCTGCGCGTGGAGGTCGCGACACTGAACCATGGCCTCCGACTGGAGTCCGAGGCGGAGGTACAGGCGGTCGCCCGCCTGGCCGCCGGGCTGGACGTGCCCTGCCACGTTCGTGATTTGCACCTGCGCGCGGGCCCCGGGCTGGAGGCGAGGGCGCGAGAGGCTCGCTACGCGGCGTTGGAGGCCTTGCGGCGCGAGCGCGGGCTGGACGCGGTGGCCACCGCGCACACGGCGAGCGACCAGGCGGAGACGCTGCTGATGCGGCTGGCGCGCGGCACGGCGCTGCGGGGCGCGGGCGGCATCCAGGCCTCACGTGCGGGGCTCGTCCGCCCGCTTCTGGAGCGGACCCGCGAGGAGGTGCTCGCCTTCCTCGCCGCCGAAGATGTCTCTTTCTGGACAGACCCGATGAATTCCGACCCGGCCTTCTTCCGCACGCGCATCCGGAAGGACGCGCTGCCGGCCCTGTCGCGCGCGGCTGGCTACGCGGTGGAGGCGCGGCTGGCGTCCTTCGCGCGGCACGCGGCGGAGGACGACGCGCTCCTGTCGCGCATGGCGGACGACGCGTGGCCGCGGCTCGTGCTGGAGGACGGCAGCCTGGATGCCCCGGGCGTGCGCGCGCTGGAGTCACCGCTGCGGCGCAGGGTGCTCGCCCGGCTGCTGGACGTGGCGGGCGTGCCGGCGGATGACGCCACGCTGGCGCGCGTGCTCGTCGCGGTGGAGCGCGGAGGCACCGCCACGCTGGGGCGGGGGCTCGTGCTGCGCGCCGCGAGCGGGCGGGTGCGCTGCGTGAGTCCCCGGCGGCCTGACGTCGCCACCCGGTTGCAATTGGAGGGTGTGGGGGCGAAGGGGCCGCTGGAGGGCACGGGCTGGCGCTTCTCCGTGGAGCCGGGGCCGCCGCCCGCGGGCGTGTGGAGCCTGGCGCTCGCGGAAGGGACGCGCTGGCCGCTCACCGTACGGACGCGCCAGGCGGGCGACCGCGTCCGCACCGAGGCGGGACAACGCAAGCTCCAGGACCTGTTGGTGGATCTTCGGGTGCCGGCGGAGGCGCGAGGCGCGTGGCCGGTGGTGGTGGACGCCGGGGGAGGGGTGTTGTGGCTCCCCGGGCTCTGGGCACCCGCGTTCACAGGAGTGCCTTCCGGACACTCCTTGTGGGCGGCACCACCCAGTCCGAGCATTCAGCGGACCCCTCCGTTATAGAGTGGAAGCAGTGCAGGGAGCGGGGATGGCCGCGCCCCCCTAAATAGTTGAGGGCTTTTTGCTGTTGCTGATACGGTCCGACGTTGGGTTGCTCGCCTGGTGTCGGCCAAATGATGGAAATAGCTGGGGTTCTTCCCAGCGCGGCCCTCATCCCGCCGAGTACCGAAAGGGCAGCTGACACGTGCGTTCGACCTACAAGACCATCGGGCTCTGGGTCATCCTGATCGTCCTCTTCGTCGCCTTCTACAACTTCTTCTCCCAGGGCAATGACCAGGTCCAGGAGCCATCCTTCACGCAGTTGCTGTCGAAGGTGGAGGAGAAGAAGGTCAAGGAAGTCGCCGTCAAGGGCAACACCTATTCCGGCAAGTTCGTCGATACGAGCGAGAAGTTCCGTACGACGGGCCCCGCGCCGGATGCGGCCATGCTCAACCAGCTCCGCGCCAACGGCGTGGACGTGAAGTACGAGCGCGAGGAGCAGAACAGCCTCTGGCTGACCATCCTCGGCCAGTGGATGCCCGTCGTCTTCCTGTTCCTCTTCTTCATCTTCTTCATGCGCCAGCTGCAGGGTGGTAGCGGCAAGGCCATGACCTTCGGCAAGTCGAAGGCGAAGCTCCTCAGCGAGAGCCACAACAAGGTCACCTTCGCGGACGTGGCCGGTGTGGACGAGTGCAAGGAGGAGCTGGAGGAGATCGTCGCCTTCCTCAAGGACCCGAAGAAGTTCACCAAGCTCGGCGGCCGCATCCCCAAGGGCGTGCTGATGATGGGCCCCCCGGGTACGGGCAAGACGCTGCTCGCTCGCGCCGTGGCGGGTGAGGCCGGCGTGCCGTTCTTCTCCATCTCCGGCTCGGACTTCGTGGAGATGTTCGTGGGCGTCGGCGCCAGCCGCGTGCGCGACCTCTTCGAGCAGGGCAAGAAGAATGCCCCCTGCATCATCTTCATCGACGAAATCGACGCCGTGGGCCGCCACCGTGGCGCGGGCCTGGGCGGTGGGCACGACGAGCGCGAGCAGACGCTCAACCAGCTCCTCGTGGAGATGGACGGCTTCGAGTCCAACGACGGCGTCATCCTGATTGCCGCCACCAACCGTCCGGACGTGCTGGACCCGGCGCTCCAGCGTCCCGGCCGCTTCGACCGGCGCATCGTGGTGCCGCGTCCCGACCTGAAGGGCCGCTTGGGCGTGCTGAAGGTGCACACGCGCCGCGTGCCGCTGGCTCCGGAAGTGGAGCTCGAGGTCATCGCCCGCGGTACGCCGGGCATGACGGGCGCGGACCTGGAGAACCTCGTCAACGAGTCGGCCCTCATGGCCGCGCGCCAGAACAAGGAGCGCGTGGACCTGAGCGACTTCGAGGCCGCCAAGGACAAGGTGTTCATGGGCCCGGAGCGCCGGTCCATGATCATGACCGAGAAGGAGAAGCGGAACACCGCCGTCCACGAGGCGGGCCACGCGCTGCTGGCCAAGCTCCTCCCGGGGTGCGATCCGCTCCACAAGGTCACCATCATCCCGCGCGGCCAGGCCCTGGGCGTCACCTGGAGCCTGCCCACCGAGGACAAGGTCAACGGCTACAAGAAGCAGATGCTCGACCAGATCTCCATGGCCATGGGCGGCCGCATCGCCGAAGAGCTCATGTTCAACGAGATGAGCAGCGGCGCGGCGAACGACATCGAGCGCGCCACCGAGACGGCGCGCGCCATGGTGTGCCGCTGGGGCATGAGCGAGAAGATGGGCCCGCTGGCGTTCGGCAAGAGCGACGGTGAGGTGTTCCTGGGCCGCGACTTCAACTCGTCCAAGGACTACTCCGAGGACACCGCCCGGCAGATCGACTCCGAGGTCCGCGCCATCGTCGTGGGCTGCTACGACAACGGCAAGCGCCTGCTGACGGAGAACCTCGAGGCCCTCAAGCGCGTCTCCGAGGCGCTGGTGGAGTACGAGACGCTGGACGCCGAGGACGTGAACATCCTCCTCCAGGGCGGCCAGCTGACCCGTGAGCGTCCGCCCCCGCGCGTCAACGCTCCGCCGAAGGCGACCGAGAAGAAGGACAAGCGGAAGATCCTCGACGCGCTCGAGGCGATTCCGACGATGGAGCCGAAGAAGGCGTAGTCGCTTCTTCCGAAGTCCTGAAATGACGAAGGCCCTTCCCAGTGTACCGGGAAGGGCCTTCTGCTTTGCGGGCCTCCATTCGAGCCCGGCCGCTCAGGCGAGGTCGAAGAGCAGCGCCTCGACGGGCTCGGTGGCCGTGAGGACCAGCCGCGACTCGTCGGACACGGCCACGCCGTCACCGGCCTTCAACTCCACGCCGTTGAGCGTGGCCCTGCCGCGCGCCATCTGCACCCAGGCATGGCGGCCGGGGGCGAGCGTGTACTCGGCCGACTCGCCCGCGCCCAGCAGCGTGCCGTGCAGCGACACGTCCTGGTGCACGGTGAGGCTGCCCTCGCGCGCGTCGGGGCTGACCACCACGCGCCAGCGGCCCCGGCGCTCGGCCTCGGTGAACATCTTCTGCTCGTAGCCGGGCTTCAGGCCCCGCTTCTCGGGGATGATCCAGATCTGCAGGAAGTGCAGTTCCTCGTCCGAGCCGTTCATCTCGCTGTGCTGCACGCCGGTGCCGGCCGTCATCCGCTGCACCTCACCCGCGCGCAAGAGCCCGGTGCCGCCCGTGCTGTCTCGGTGGGCAATGGCCCCGCTGAGGGGGTACGTGATGATTTCCATGTCGCGGTGGGGGTGCGTGTCGAAGCCCTCGCCGGAGATGACACGGTCCTCGTTGATGACGCGCAGGGCGCGGAAGCCCATGTTGTCGGGGTCGTAGTAGCCGCCGAACGAGAAGGTGTGGTGGGAGTCCAGCCAACCGTGGTTCGCATGGCCGCGGGCTTCAGAAGGTCGAATGGTCATCATGGTGTGCTCCTTGTCTTCGGAAGGCGTTGGCCACCAGGGCCCGTCCGTCTTCGAGAAGGAAGATGCGACAGCGCCCCCCTCCCCACCAGACGAGGAACTGGGAACCATCGTTCCACCCATTGGACGATCGGCGGGTTCGTCTCAGGCCACCGGGCGGACGGGCCAGCGCTCCCGCAGGAACTCCACGAAGGCCGTCACCTTGGGCGAGTCGTGGCGGCTGCTCGGGTAGACGGCGTGCACCGGCACCGTGGCCGAGCTCCAGTCGGGGAGGATGCGCTTCAGGCGCCCGCTGGCAAGGTCCTCTGCGTAGTTGAGGTTGGGCAGGAGCGCGATGCCGCCGCCCGCCAGCGTCACCGCGCGCAGCATGTCGGGCTCATTCACGGCGAGCCGCGCCCGCACGGGAACTTCCACCGTCTTGCCGCCCGAGGACAGCGTCCAGGAGTTCCGCTCCAGCGCCGTGCCGAAGAGGATGCAGTCGTGCTTCTCCAGCTCCTTCGGGGCCTTGGGCGTGCCGCGCTGCTTCAGGTAGCCGGGGGCGGCGACGACGATGTTCTCGATGTTGCCGAGCCTGCGCGCGATGAGTGACGAGTCCGCGAGGCGTCCCGCGCGCACGGCGAGGTCGAAGCCTTCCTCCATCAGGTCCACCGCGCGCTCCGTGCACACCAGCTCGAGGTGCACCTGGGGGTGGCGCTGGAGGAACTCCGAGACGAGCGGCCCGAGGCAGCCGAAGGTGAGCGGCGTGGTGACGCGGAGCAGGCCGTGGGGCGCGGTCTGCAGGCGCGTGACGGCCAGCTCCGCCTGTTCGACTTCGGCGACGATGCGGGCGGCGTGCTCGTAGTAGGCCTGCCCCGCGTCGGTGAGGCGCAGCTTGCGCGACGTGCGGTGCAGCAGCTGCGCGCCGATGCGCTCCTCCAAATCCGACACCTTCCGGCTGACGGTGGACTTGGGCATCCGCAGCAGGCGCGCCGCCGAGGTGAAGCTGCCGGCCTGCACCACCCGCGCGAAGACGAGGAGCTCGTTGAGGTCCATGGCTCCGCATCTAATGCCCGGCAGCCGTCGCTTCGGCGAGAAGTTCGGCGCCCGGTTGCGGCGTGGGGGATAGGGTGGGGGCCCGTGCGTTCAGGAGCCCGCTCTCGATGATTCGTGCCCGTCCGATTGCCGCCGACCGCCCCGAGGACCTGATGCTGGCCTTCCGGCGGATGGGGCTGCCCGCGGCCGCCCACGAGGAGCTGCTGGCGAAGCTGCCCCACCTGCAACTGCTGCTCACCGGCCTGACGGAGGACGCGGCCCGCTTCCTCCAGTCGCGCTCCGAGGCCACCACGAACTACCCCGCGTGGATTCCGGGCGACCCGAAGGCGCGTCCGGGGACGGGGCTGCTCTCGGGGCGCAGGGAGCAGGTGGAGCGGCTGGTGGCGGCGGCGCGCGCGAGGGCCGCGGCCCTGCCGGAGCTGGCCTCCGCGCTGGAGCGCGCCCTGGCGGCGGACAGGGCCCCGGCGGCGCTGGAGCTGGGCGGACGCACCTTCGCGTGGGGCTCGCGCACCTACGTCATGGGCGTCGTGAATGTCACGCCGGACAGCTTCTCCGACGGCGGCCGCTTCTTCGACGCGGAGGCCGCCATCGCCCACGGCGTGGCGCTGGCGGAGGCGGGCGCGGACCTGCTCGATGTAGGTGGGGAGTCCACCCGTCCGGGCGCCCAGGCGGTGGGCGTGGAGGAGGAAGTGGCGCGGGTGCTGCCCGTCATCCAGGGCCTGCGCGCGCGGACGTCGGTGCCCCTGTCGGTGGACACCACCAAGGCCGCAGTGGCGCGCGAGGCGCTGAAGGCGGGCGCGCACCTCATCAACGACATCACCGGCTTCCGCTCGGACCCGGACCTGCCCCGCGTGGTGGCCGAGGCGGGGGCGGCCTGCTGCCTCATGCACATCCAGGGCACTCCGGCGACCATGCAGCAGGCGCCGCGCTACGACGACCTGGTGGAAGAGGTGGCGGCCTTCCTGGAGGACGCCGTGGCGAGGGCGGTGGCGGCGGGGGTGCCGCGCGGGCGCATCCTCCTGGACCCGGGCATCGGCTTCGGGAAGACGTTCGACCACAACCTCTTCCTCCTGCGCCGCCTGGGGGAGTTGCGCGTGCTGGGGCTGCCGCTGCTGGTGGGCACCAGCCGGAAGGGTTTCCTGGGGAAGCTCACGGGGGGCAAGCCGGCCTCCGAGCGGCTGGCGGCGACGCTGGGCTCCGTGGCCACGGTGGCCACCCTGGGCGGCGCGGACGTGGTGCGGGTGCACGACGTGACGGAGGCCCGGGACGCGCTGACCGTGGCGGACGCCATCCGGCAAGGATTGGAGGGTGGCCTGCTGTACAGCCGGTAATTTGGTGTGGCTTTCAGTCCTCGGGGTGTGGACTTCCGGGCACCACCGGGGAGCAGTCAGGGAGGCACTGTATGGGGCTCAGCGCTCTCATGGGACTCGCGGCGCGAGGCATCCGAAACCCCACGGCGGCGTTGGTACTGATTTCGCAACCTCGTTGAGGCTGATAAGCCTGCATGCCTGGGTGGTTGCCCAGGGAGCACCGGGTCCGTAGCTTCGGGCCCTCATAGAGGGCGGGGTATAAGCCCCGACGTCGAGAGGCCGGCGCAGGCCCGGCGTGGGAAAGGTGGAGCGGCACACATGGCGTACAGGATGAATATGCCTCCCAAGGAGGAGCGGGCGTCGCAGAAGCTGTTCGGTACGGACGGCGTGCGCGGCAAGGCGAACGTCTACCCGATGACGGCCGAGGTCGCGATGCAGCTCGGGCGTGCGCTCGCGTACCTCATCCGCAACGGGCCGCACCGGCACCGCGTCATCATCGGCAAGGACACGCGGCTGTCGGGCTACATGCTCGAGCAGGCGCTCGCCGCCGGCCTCACCTCCATGGGCGTGGACGTGGAGCTCGTGGGCCCGCTGCCGACGCCGGGCATCTCCAACCTCACCACCTCCATGCGGGCGGACGCGGGCGCGGTCATCTCCGCTTCCCACAACCCCTACGAGGACAACGGCATCAAGTTCTTCTGGCGCGACGGCTTCAAGCTGCCGGACGAGACGGAAGGCAAGATTGAAGACCTGGTGTCCAGCGGCTCCATCGACTCCATCCGCCCCACGGCCACGAAGATTGGCCGGGCGTTCCGCATGGAGGACGCGCGCGGCCGCTACATCGTCTACCTGAAGGCCACCTTCCCGCGTGAGCTCACCCTGGAGGGGATGACCATCGTCGTCGACTGTGCCAACGGCGCGGCCTACAAGACGGCGCCCGCGGTGCTCGAGGAGCTGGGCGCCAAGGTGATTACGCTCGGCGTGTCGCCGGACGGAAAGAACATCAACCACAAGTGCGGCGCGCTCCACCCGGAGAACATGGCGCGCGCGGTGGTGAGGCACGGCGCCCACCTGGGCGTCGCCCTGGACGGTGATGCCGACCGCCTCATCGTCGTGGACGAGAAGGGCAAGGTGGTGGACGGCGACGCCATCATGGCCATCTGCACGGGCGAGCTGGTGGCGCGCAAGCAGCTCAAGAAGAAGACGCTCGTGTCCACGGTGATGAGCAACATCGGCCTGGAGCGCGCGGTGGCGCGCTGGGGCGTGAAGGTGGCCCGCACCCGCGTGGGCGACCGCTACGTCGTCGATGAGATGCGTCGCAACGGCTACAACCTGGGCGGCGAGCAGAGCGGCCACCTCATCTTCCTGGACCACACCACCACCGGCGACGGCACCCTCGCGGCGCTGCAGCTCTTGGCCGTCATGTGCCGCCAGGGCAAGCCGCTGAGCGAGCTGGCCTCCATCTTCGAGCCCGTTCCCCAGACACTGGTGAACCTGGTGGTGAAGCAGAAGAAGGAGCTGGGCGAGCTGCCGGAGGTGATGAAGGTCATCAAGAGCGTGGAG contains these protein-coding regions:
- a CDS encoding DUF6940 family protein, with the translated sequence MATPRPLSFRSETLDPRTTRYRLVEDGAPVSWGRFAALVRESTEARDLLTRTLAESPLEAFFWETPAVSAATREQPFEMVLVDAPALRTVGAGPEPFAAHLTPGPAPVRSFGNLGGDARLVVPCELGPRHAYAHLARFVREAPEAQTRALWSAVGSEVEVWWASRAAPVWVSTSGLGVSWLHVRLDARPKYYSHAPYRSEPR
- a CDS encoding ChaN family lipoprotein; its protein translation is MRDSLALHLALFRRQRAQLARVVDGQTEAFRAYEARYRRRTAGYRRVVTLPSVHQQVQAADVVYVGDYHTLPLAQQTYLTLVERALASGRRVVLALECVEGRHQAALDAWRAGRLPERALLERLGLTAGGNGFGSAMGTRAVLAFARRLRLEVVGIDRRAQGERSLALRDAYAAERIARAARAEDRPLVMVLVGQYHVAPCHLPAQVERALGADSRRGLVVYQNAEGVWWRLAREGRVGAAEAVELADGALCLLNASPVVCQQSFLDYLEAEAGDAPLVDRSAAERFREMSALIGRLAGVPVVRALDSVDVATAADGDVLARIQRRGRFTHSELAQLRRHILSRESGYIPRARTAYLASMSLNHAAEEAAHFVRHCAVGDAMEAPRRASEAFYARCLEEALGFFGSKLVNPRRTCPGLAEWAKRFGEGRGVERQIAAFVLAHKAAETEGPEEAVKLLPLRKDRLFHGVSHALGYLLGDRLYQAFDAGSVAKAEVQAFFRDPFEDPRGAYFTWTGRLGA
- a CDS encoding TIGR04563 family protein — its product is MATTDHRKQSLYFPEDMLEEIQREATRQDRSLSWIVQQAWKVARGDIRKMPSVNDVLSPPLRPAVVPMAPSVATPAPVPVVAAAAASSSDESK
- a CDS encoding TIGR04563 family protein, whose product is MAGTDKRKQSLYFPEEMLKEIQEEATRQDRSLSWVVQQAWKIARERIKSFPAVNDVTGDERQDPREE
- the tilS gene encoding tRNA lysidine(34) synthetase TilS, whose amino-acid sequence is MPRTHSHPPPLTKTLEAAYQRLGLEGRSVLLAVSGGADSTALLVGTARVAPALRLRVEVATLNHGLRLESEAEVQAVARLAAGLDVPCHVRDLHLRAGPGLEARAREARYAALEALRRERGLDAVATAHTASDQAETLLMRLARGTALRGAGGIQASRAGLVRPLLERTREEVLAFLAAEDVSFWTDPMNSDPAFFRTRIRKDALPALSRAAGYAVEARLASFARHAAEDDALLSRMADDAWPRLVLEDGSLDAPGVRALESPLRRRVLARLLDVAGVPADDATLARVLVAVERGGTATLGRGLVLRAASGRVRCVSPRRPDVATRLQLEGVGAKGPLEGTGWRFSVEPGPPPAGVWSLALAEGTRWPLTVRTRQAGDRVRTEAGQRKLQDLLVDLRVPAEARGAWPVVVDAGGGVLWLPGLWAPAFTGVPSGHSLWAAPPSPSIQRTPPL
- the ftsH gene encoding ATP-dependent zinc metalloprotease FtsH, whose protein sequence is MRSTYKTIGLWVILIVLFVAFYNFFSQGNDQVQEPSFTQLLSKVEEKKVKEVAVKGNTYSGKFVDTSEKFRTTGPAPDAAMLNQLRANGVDVKYEREEQNSLWLTILGQWMPVVFLFLFFIFFMRQLQGGSGKAMTFGKSKAKLLSESHNKVTFADVAGVDECKEELEEIVAFLKDPKKFTKLGGRIPKGVLMMGPPGTGKTLLARAVAGEAGVPFFSISGSDFVEMFVGVGASRVRDLFEQGKKNAPCIIFIDEIDAVGRHRGAGLGGGHDEREQTLNQLLVEMDGFESNDGVILIAATNRPDVLDPALQRPGRFDRRIVVPRPDLKGRLGVLKVHTRRVPLAPEVELEVIARGTPGMTGADLENLVNESALMAARQNKERVDLSDFEAAKDKVFMGPERRSMIMTEKEKRNTAVHEAGHALLAKLLPGCDPLHKVTIIPRGQALGVTWSLPTEDKVNGYKKQMLDQISMAMGGRIAEELMFNEMSSGAANDIERATETARAMVCRWGMSEKMGPLAFGKSDGEVFLGRDFNSSKDYSEDTARQIDSEVRAIVVGCYDNGKRLLTENLEALKRVSEALVEYETLDAEDVNILLQGGQLTRERPPPRVNAPPKATEKKDKRKILDALEAIPTMEPKKA
- a CDS encoding pirin family protein, producing the protein MMTIRPSEARGHANHGWLDSHHTFSFGGYYDPDNMGFRALRVINEDRVISGEGFDTHPHRDMEIITYPLSGAIAHRDSTGGTGLLRAGEVQRMTAGTGVQHSEMNGSDEELHFLQIWIIPEKRGLKPGYEQKMFTEAERRGRWRVVVSPDAREGSLTVHQDVSLHGTLLGAGESAEYTLAPGRHAWVQMARGRATLNGVELKAGDGVAVSDESRLVLTATEPVEALLFDLA
- a CDS encoding LysR family transcriptional regulator, which produces MDLNELLVFARVVQAGSFTSAARLLRMPKSTVSRKVSDLEERIGAQLLHRTSRKLRLTDAGQAYYEHAARIVAEVEQAELAVTRLQTAPHGLLRVTTPLTFGCLGPLVSEFLQRHPQVHLELVCTERAVDLMEEGFDLAVRAGRLADSSLIARRLGNIENIVVAAPGYLKQRGTPKAPKELEKHDCILFGTALERNSWTLSSGGKTVEVPVRARLAVNEPDMLRAVTLAGGGIALLPNLNYAEDLASGRLKRILPDWSSATVPVHAVYPSSRHDSPKVTAFVEFLRERWPVRPVA
- the folP gene encoding dihydropteroate synthase; this translates as MIRARPIAADRPEDLMLAFRRMGLPAAAHEELLAKLPHLQLLLTGLTEDAARFLQSRSEATTNYPAWIPGDPKARPGTGLLSGRREQVERLVAAARARAAALPELASALERALAADRAPAALELGGRTFAWGSRTYVMGVVNVTPDSFSDGGRFFDAEAAIAHGVALAEAGADLLDVGGESTRPGAQAVGVEEEVARVLPVIQGLRARTSVPLSVDTTKAAVAREALKAGAHLINDITGFRSDPDLPRVVAEAGAACCLMHIQGTPATMQQAPRYDDLVEEVAAFLEDAVARAVAAGVPRGRILLDPGIGFGKTFDHNLFLLRRLGELRVLGLPLLVGTSRKGFLGKLTGGKPASERLAATLGSVATVATLGGADVVRVHDVTEARDALTVADAIRQGLEGGLLYSR
- the glmM gene encoding phosphoglucosamine mutase, producing the protein MAYRMNMPPKEERASQKLFGTDGVRGKANVYPMTAEVAMQLGRALAYLIRNGPHRHRVIIGKDTRLSGYMLEQALAAGLTSMGVDVELVGPLPTPGISNLTTSMRADAGAVISASHNPYEDNGIKFFWRDGFKLPDETEGKIEDLVSSGSIDSIRPTATKIGRAFRMEDARGRYIVYLKATFPRELTLEGMTIVVDCANGAAYKTAPAVLEELGAKVITLGVSPDGKNINHKCGALHPENMARAVVRHGAHLGVALDGDADRLIVVDEKGKVVDGDAIMAICTGELVARKQLKKKTLVSTVMSNIGLERAVARWGVKVARTRVGDRYVVDEMRRNGYNLGGEQSGHLIFLDHTTTGDGTLAALQLLAVMCRQGKPLSELASIFEPVPQTLVNLVVKQKKELGELPEVMKVIKSVEQRLGNAGRVLVRFSGTEPKVRVLIEGEDAVRNEAYAKEIAQALSKSLNG